The sequence CACCGGAAACGCCGGAGCTGTTTGCGGCCTGCAAGCAGACGCTCGAGTTCCGCGGCGACGGGGCAACCGGCTGGTCGCGCGGGTGGAAGGTGAATTTCTGGGCGCGGCTGCGCGATGGCGACCGGATGAACACGATCCTTACCGGGTTTTTCCAGAACTCCAGCCTCAAGAAGCAGGCCGGCTTCTACAACAACCTGTTCGATGCCCATCCGCCGTTCCAGATCGATGGAAACTTCGGCCTCACCGCCGGGGTGTCGGAAGCATTGCTGCAGTCGCACCGGCGCGATGAGGCGGGGAACCATATCATCGATCTCTTGCCCGCCCTGCCTTCGGCCTGGTCGGAAGGGTCCATCAGCGGCCTACGCGCCCGCGGCGGGTTCGAGGTTTCCATCCAGTGGAAGGACGGCAAGCTGGAGGGGGCCCAAATCAAATCCCTGCTCGGCAATCCGCTGGTGATCCAGACGGCAGCTGGCCGCGAGGTTCTCAAGGAAAAAACAGAGCAGGGCAAGACCTACACCTGGCAGCGGAAATAAAAAAAGCCCCGCAATTCCTGCGGGGCTTTCCGTGTATTCGGTGGTTCCTAATCCGCCAGCACCTCGTTGAGGCGGGCGGCGAAGCCGGCCGGGTCGGTGAGCTTGGCGCCGGAGGCGATGACCGCCTGGTCGTGCAGCAGCTTGGTGAGGGTTGCGACCTTCGGATCCTTCTGGTCGGTGTCGTAGAGCGCCTGGACTTTTTTGACGACGGCGTGCTCCGGGTTGAGCTCCAGCACGCTTTCGCGCGGCGGAACCTCCTGGCCCATGCGGCGCATCATCTCTTCGATGTGCGGGCTCATCGAATATTCGTCGCCCACGAGCACGGCGGCGGAATCCTTCAGGCGGGTGGTCAGCTTGACTTCCTTGACGCCGTCGAGCAGCTCCTTGGCGAAGCCGATGAAGCCTTCGAACTGCTTCTCTTCTTCCTTGAGCTTTTCCTTGTCCTCTTCGATGTCGCCCTTGTTGACGGCCTTGAGTTTTTTCCCTTTGAATTCGAACAGCTGCGGAATCACGAAGTCGTCGATCGGATCGATCATCAGGAGGACTTCCTTGCCGTCGGCCTTGAATTTTTCAAGGTAGGGGGAGTTTTCGATGGAGGCGCGGTTTTCGCCGGCGAGGTAGAGGATTTCCTCCTGGCCTTCGGCCATGCGCTCGACATAGTCGTCGAAGCAGGTTTTTTCGCCGGCGTCCTTGGCGGTGGATTCGAACAGCAGCAGCTCGGCGATCTTTTCCTTGTTTTCCCAATCGGTCTGCAGGCCTTCCTTGAGGATGGCGCTGAAGTTTTCGTGGAAGATCTGGAACTCCTCGTAGTCGGTCTTCTTCATGTTGGCCAAGGTTTTCAGGATCCGCGACGTGAGGTTTTTGCGGATCTTGTCGAGCATCGGGTTTTCCTGCAGGATTTCGCGCGAGACGTTCAGCGGCAGGTCGGAGGAATCCACCACGCCCTTGACGAAGCGGAGGTAGCCCGGCAACAGGTTATCGAATTCGTTGGAGATGAACACGCGCTGGACGTAGAGGTTCAGGTGCGCCTTCGGGTCGTTGTTCATCATCATGTCGAACGGCTTGTGTTCGGGGATGAAGAGCAGGGCCTTGAACTCGATCGCGCCTTCGGCGTTGTAGTGGATGGTCTCCGCCGGGGAGTTGGTGTCGTGCGAGATATGCTTGTAGAACTCGCCGTATTCCTCGTCGGTAATCTCGCTCTTCGGGCGCAGCCAGATCGCCTTCTGGGTGTTGATCTGTTCTTCGATCTCTTCCTCCACCTCGGTCTCTTCATCCTTCTTGGTGGTGCACATGACCACGGGGTGTTCGAGGAAATCGGAAAACTTTTTGACGGTGGATTTGATCGTCCACTCGTTCAGGTATTCGGCGGCGTCTTCCTTCAGGTGGAGGGTAATCTCGGTGCCGCGGTCGGCTTTGTCGGCATCGGAGAGGGTGAAGCTGCCGGTGCCCTTGGATTCCCATTTGACGGCGTCTTCGCCGTGCGCCTTGGTAACGACGGTGACGTCGTCGGCGACCATGAACGAGGCGTAGAAGCCGACGCCGAACTGGCCGATGAGTTCCGGGTTGTTGGCCAGGTCGGCCTCCTTCGCCTTGGCCAGGAACGCCTTGGTGCCGGAATGGGCGATGGTGCCGAGGTTTTCAATCACCTGGTCGCGCGACATGCCGATGCCGTTGTCGGAAATGGTCAGGGTTTTGGCTTCTTCGTCGGCCTTGATGAAAATCTTCCAATCGGAGTGGCCTTCGAGGATCTCTTCGTTGTTGAGGCCTTCGAAGCGCACCTTGTCGATTGCGTCGCAGGCGTTGGAAATGAGCTCGCGCAGGAACACCTCGCGGTGTGAATAGAGGGAATGGGTGATGAGATGAAGCAGCTGCTCGAGCTCGGTCTTGAATTGCATGGTTTCTTCGGCCATTTGTGTCTCTCCTAGTGGGTTTTAAAGCAAATAAGTCGCGCAAAATACGAAAGCCAGGCGAGGGGTTCAAGCCTGAAAATGATTCGTGGTTTCGCCTTTAGGCGGCTCGTCCGCCTGGGTCGGGGTTATCTTTCTTTACGAAAGCTGGACTGGGAGAAGCGGGATTTGAAGGTGCTTTCCGTTGGCTCCTCCAGTTCCGGCTCCGGTTCAACATAGCGTGGCTTCGGCTTCTGCCTCGGGGCCTTGATGGGTTCGGGGGCAACCGGCGCCATCGCCCGGGCCTCCTTGATCGAGAGCGGCTTCGGCTTCTTCGGTGCAACCCCGTCCGGAAAACCGCGCTCGCGGGGTTTCAGTTCCAGCTCTTGTTCGCTGGCCTTCGGCATCCCCTTGAAACCGTAGAGATAAAAATCCTCCACCCGGTTCCGGGCCCACTCCGCCTTTTTCAGAAACGCCAGGGCGCTGGGAATCGTCGGTTGGATCCGAAAACACTTCAGGTCGATCGCCGCGTCCAGCACCGCCCAGCCATAAAACTCCACGAGCTCCGTCAGCATCGTCTCCGCCGACAAGCCATGCAACGGACTGTTCTGTAATTCATTATTCGACATATCGCTTTCCTCTCATGCGGAACCCACCTGTTGAACGTGTTGGCCACGAAGAGGCACAGCGGCAGGTTCCTGCTCGATCGGGGCGGATTATACAGAGGTTTGTTCCCAGAAAAAGCAGTTAACTACCGTAGTCCTGCGGTGAGAAGCGCGTTGCCGGGGAGGGATTCAACGGCTATCTTCTCTTCCTTCGCAGAAAACAGGACGTGACATGGCGCAAAATTTTAAATCCCACAGTTTGGTTCTCTATAAAAACGCTCCGGCGGTCATCGACCAGGTCGGCGACAAAATCGCCATTCGGCTGGCCGGCGGAAAAAACGTGAACGTCCGGCCGAAGGATATCCAGCTGCTCCACCTGGGACCGCTCCAGCATCTTTCCGACCTCGATGCGACGCCGGACGGCAGTGTGGAAGAAACCTGGGAGCTGCTGCAGGGCGAAACGGTTGAGCTGGCCGAGCTCGCCGAATTGATCTATGGCGAGGCCTCGCCCGTGACCGTTTGGCATGCCTGGCAAGTGCTGCATGCGGAAACCCATTTCTCCGGATCCATTGAGGAAATCGTGGCCCGACCCGAAGCCGAGGTTGAAGCCATCCTTGGCAAGCAACGCGAAAAAGAACAAGAGGCGGCACGTTGGCAGGGCTATCTGCAGCGCGTCAAGGACCACGCGATTCAGCTGGAGGAGGATGGCGGCCACTTGTACGACGTTGAGCGGCAGGCCTATCGCCAGGCGTCCACCAACCGCACGCTGAAAGCGCTCGGCATGGAAATCGCTCCGGAAAAGGCGCACCGCTTGCTGCTGCAGCTGGGGCTGTGGAATGAAACGGTGAATCCCTATCCGGCCCAGTTTGATTGCGCCACCTCGCAACCCGAACTGCAGGTGCCTGAACTTCCGGAGGAACCACGCGAGGATCTGACCGCCCTCGAAACGTTTGCCATCGACGACGACAACTGCTCCGACCCCGACGATGCCATCAGCCTCGACGGCAACTGCCTCTGGATCCACGTCGCCGATGCCGCCGCGCTCGTCAAGGCCGACTCGCCGCTCGACCGCGAGGCCCGCGCCCGCGGAGCAAATCTCTATCTGCCCGAAATCGTCATCAACATGCTGCCGGAAGCGGTCACCTCCATTCTGGGACTGGGGCTGCAGGAAATCTCCCCGGCCCTCTCGTTTAAAATCGGGGTGGGGGATGACGGCACGCCCACCTGTTTGAAAATCACCCCGAGCTTAATCCGCGTCCAACGCCTCAGCTATTCCGCCGCGGATCAGCTGATGGAAACTGCGCCGTTCCAGGAAATGAGCGTCATCACCGAACGGTTCCGGCAGCGACGCATCGCCACGGGCGCCGCGGAAATCAATCTGCCTGAAGTAAAACTTAAAACCACCCTCGACGGGGAACTTTACAACCTGTCCGGCCGGCACGAACTCGCCTTCATGGAGCCGTGTGGTTTCTCGGTTCAAATCAGCGATCTGCCCCGTTTGAAAAGCCGCGACATGGTCACCGATGCCATGCTGATGGCCGGCGAAGCCATCGCCGCGTTTTGCATTGAAAAGGAAATCCCGGTGCCCTTCGCCTGCCAGCCGCCGCCGGACGAACCGGGCACCCCGCAGACCATGGCCGAAATGTTCGCCTACCGCAAAAAGTTCAAACGATCCGGGCTGCACCTCGATCCCGATCTGCATGCCGGACTCGGACTCGAACACTACACCCGCGCCACCAGCCCGCTGCGCCGCTATTCCGACCTGCTCGTCCACCAGCAGGTCCGCGCGTTTGTCGGCGGGGAATCCTTGATCGGCGAAGCCGAGATGCTGGTTCGCATGTCCGAAGCCGAAACCGGCGGCGGCAACACCGCCATGGCCGAACGCCTCAGCAACCGGCACTGGACGTTGCTGCACATGCAGCAGCATCCGGAAACCGTCTATCGCGGGGTCGTCGTCGACAAGCGCGACGAGCGCGGCACCGTGCTCATTCCGGAACTCGCCATCGACGTGAAAATGCGCCGGATGGCTGACGTCGAGTTGGATGAAGAAGTCCAAGTCCAGCTCCTCCAGATCAACCTCCCCGAGCTCGACTTTACCTGCAAGATGGTGTGACGCGGGCGTGGGCCAGCGCAACCACTACCGCACGCGGTAGACTTGCAACGTTTTGGCGGGAACGGAACGGCTTCCGGTTGGCTCCGGATTGGTGATCAGCCCGTTCGAATAGAGCAGGGTGGTGGAGGCGGGGAGAGGGGGCGGCTGTTGCGGTTGTTCGCCGGCATTGAGCACCACCACTGCACCGCCACGCCGGTAGGCCAGTAAGCCGTTCCCGCATGGGATGACGGCGATGTCGGCATCAACCAGGTCGGGCAGCATTTTACGCAGGGCAACCAGCTCGGACACCCGCTTGAAATGGGGATTGGCCTTGCGCGCGCCGAAGCCGCGATTGCCGGTGTTGTCGAACAGCGAGATGCGGCCGGTTTCGCTCTGCTGGTGCCGGTCGGCCTGGTTGTCGCGGAGGCCGAGTTCGGAACCGTAGTAGAGGCAGGGGATGCCTTCGGCGGTCAGCAGCACCGCAAGGGCGAGGGCGTGGTTTTGTTCGCTGACCCCGTTCACGAGGAAGCGGTTGAGACCGTCGTGGTTGCCGATGAAGTTGACGGTGTTGAGACGCACGTTCTTTGGTTCGACTTCGGAGTTCATCCGTTCAATGAACTGCCTAAGCTTGTCGGGATCGCCAAGGTTGCCCTGCCGCAACACATCGCGCACCGCCCAGGTAAACTGGAAGTTGAGCAGGGAACCGAGGTTGCCGGCATATTGGTTGATGTCCTGGATCGAGTTGCCGTACACCTCTCCGAACATGAGCAGCTTGTCGGCATCGGGGCCCAGCCGTTTGCGCAGGCGCGAAGAGAAGGCGTCCCAGAAGGCCTTGTCGACATGCTTGACCGTATCGATG is a genomic window of Pontiella desulfatans containing:
- a CDS encoding RNB domain-containing ribonuclease gives rise to the protein MAQNFKSHSLVLYKNAPAVIDQVGDKIAIRLAGGKNVNVRPKDIQLLHLGPLQHLSDLDATPDGSVEETWELLQGETVELAELAELIYGEASPVTVWHAWQVLHAETHFSGSIEEIVARPEAEVEAILGKQREKEQEAARWQGYLQRVKDHAIQLEEDGGHLYDVERQAYRQASTNRTLKALGMEIAPEKAHRLLLQLGLWNETVNPYPAQFDCATSQPELQVPELPEEPREDLTALETFAIDDDNCSDPDDAISLDGNCLWIHVADAAALVKADSPLDREARARGANLYLPEIVINMLPEAVTSILGLGLQEISPALSFKIGVGDDGTPTCLKITPSLIRVQRLSYSAADQLMETAPFQEMSVITERFRQRRIATGAAEINLPEVKLKTTLDGELYNLSGRHELAFMEPCGFSVQISDLPRLKSRDMVTDAMLMAGEAIAAFCIEKEIPVPFACQPPPDEPGTPQTMAEMFAYRKKFKRSGLHLDPDLHAGLGLEHYTRATSPLRRYSDLLVHQQVRAFVGGESLIGEAEMLVRMSEAETGGGNTAMAERLSNRHWTLLHMQQHPETVYRGVVVDKRDERGTVLIPELAIDVKMRRMADVELDEEVQVQLLQINLPELDFTCKMV
- the htpG gene encoding molecular chaperone HtpG gives rise to the protein MAEETMQFKTELEQLLHLITHSLYSHREVFLRELISNACDAIDKVRFEGLNNEEILEGHSDWKIFIKADEEAKTLTISDNGIGMSRDQVIENLGTIAHSGTKAFLAKAKEADLANNPELIGQFGVGFYASFMVADDVTVVTKAHGEDAVKWESKGTGSFTLSDADKADRGTEITLHLKEDAAEYLNEWTIKSTVKKFSDFLEHPVVMCTTKKDEETEVEEEIEEQINTQKAIWLRPKSEITDEEYGEFYKHISHDTNSPAETIHYNAEGAIEFKALLFIPEHKPFDMMMNNDPKAHLNLYVQRVFISNEFDNLLPGYLRFVKGVVDSSDLPLNVSREILQENPMLDKIRKNLTSRILKTLANMKKTDYEEFQIFHENFSAILKEGLQTDWENKEKIAELLLFESTAKDAGEKTCFDDYVERMAEGQEEILYLAGENRASIENSPYLEKFKADGKEVLLMIDPIDDFVIPQLFEFKGKKLKAVNKGDIEEDKEKLKEEEKQFEGFIGFAKELLDGVKEVKLTTRLKDSAAVLVGDEYSMSPHIEEMMRRMGQEVPPRESVLELNPEHAVVKKVQALYDTDQKDPKVATLTKLLHDQAVIASGAKLTDPAGFAARLNEVLAD
- a CDS encoding VF530 family DNA-binding protein, which translates into the protein MSNNELQNSPLHGLSAETMLTELVEFYGWAVLDAAIDLKCFRIQPTIPSALAFLKKAEWARNRVEDFYLYGFKGMPKASEQELELKPRERGFPDGVAPKKPKPLSIKEARAMAPVAPEPIKAPRQKPKPRYVEPEPELEEPTESTFKSRFSQSSFRKER